The proteins below are encoded in one region of Anguilla anguilla isolate fAngAng1 chromosome 3, fAngAng1.pri, whole genome shotgun sequence:
- the shbg gene encoding sex hormone-binding globulin: protein MGPWEVILLLLCMSSTCLGQAVEGSGSRDRTRLISGRGSINLGQRWGSKSPLMNTSANLTEITSIKSSFEFRTLDPEGVVFYGDTKGGADWFVLGLRGGVPEMQVGKANTLTSVAGGPKLNDGKWHKVELRSEGVFVVLEVDGTAALVLGLHTNPEDCNLEGKMRLSLGGILVRELELLNPLRTEMDGCVRAGNWLNLSTPWEIDVNEELRPCFDEIQKGSYFPGTGLALFNSSDFPAKQMDEGGAEVKIQGHSSEWNGTVLSLTGSQDKPVLTITAKAQTAELIVTFGTQTATLKLGPHSLALKLSSHAVQVELGQQQLSKLVDVTHDWVTMWNKGMVLAFGGVPGDSDSQWLEGCLSLIQVQGQDVDLDWALQKHSFISSHSCPFSP, encoded by the exons ATGGGCCCCTGGGAGGTCATACTGCTACTGCTCTGTATGAGCTCCACTTGCTTGGGACAAGCAGTTGAAGGAAGCGGAAGCAGGGACAGAACA CGACTGATATCAGGAAGGGGGTCCATCAATCTTGGCCAACGATGGGGTTCCAAATCACCCTTGATGAACACCAGTGCAAACCTGACAGAAATTACCAG CATTAAGTCCTCATTTGAGTTCAGAACACTAGACCCTGAGGGAGTGGTGTTTTATGGAGACACGAAAGGGGGCGCAGACTGGTTTGTGCTTGGACTGAGGGGGGGTGTGCCTGAGATGCAAGTCGGAAAAGCAAATACACTGACCAGTGTGGCAGGTGGCCCCAAGCTCAATGATGGAAAGTGGCACAAG GTGGAACTTCGCAGCGAGGGTGTCTTTGTGGTGTTGGAAGTAGACGGCACAGCTGCATTGGTGCTGGGACTGCACACCAATCCAGAAGATTGTAACTTGGAAGGAAAAATGCGTCTCTCACTTGGTGGAATCCTTGTCAGAGAGCTGGAGCTTTTAAATCCG CTTCGGACAGAGATGGATGGCTGTGTGCGAGCAGGTAACTGGCTGAACCTCAGCACCCCCTGGGAGATAGACGTTAATGAGGAGCTCCGTCCCTGCTTCGATGAGATCCAAAAAGGCAGCTACTTCCCTGGGACCGGCCTGGCTCTGTTTAACTCCTCAG ACTTTCCAGCAAAGCAAATGGATGAGGGTGGAGCTGAGGTGAAGATCCAGGGACACTCCTCGGAGTGGAATGGAACTGTTCTGAGCCTCACGGGCTCCCAGGACAAGCCAGTGCTCACCATCACTGCCAAGGCGCAAACGGCG GAGCTTATAGTGACATTTGGCACACAAACTGCAACTCTGAAGTTAGGTCCACATAGTCTGGCCCTGAAATTATCAAGCCATGCAGTCCAAGTGGAGCTTGGCCAGCAGCAGCTATCAAAGCTGGTGGACGTTACACATGACTGGGTGACAATGTGGAACAAAGGGATGGTCCTGGCTTTCGGGGGAGTACCAG GCGATAGCGATTCCCAATGGCTGGAGGGCTGCCTGTCACTGATCCAAGTTCAAGGACAGGATGTGGATCTGGACTGGGCCTTGCAGAAGCACAGCTTTATCTCCTCCCACAGTTGCCCTTTCTCACCTTAA
- the grk1b gene encoding rhodopsin kinase GRK1b yields MDIGGLETVVANSAYVAARGSVDGGAAATMRDKKMRAKLYLPHIKQCENMKTTVDSAFDSMCVKQPIGKRLFQQYLESEATHKPSCELWKDMEDYNVSDEKDRKQKAQKIVNKFYDSASKTSCKFLEEKAIARVKADYTNIRNDLFKESEKQLLKHLETSALTGFKKSMYFLRYVQFKWLEGQSVNEEWFMDFRVLGKGGFGEVHACQMKATGKMYANKKLNKKRLKKRKGYEGAIIEKRILAKVHSRFIVTLAYAFQTKNDLCLVMTIMNGGDLRYHMYNVDEKNPGFKEPRACFYTAQIICGLEHLHQHRIVYRDLKPENVLLDDAGHVRLSDLGLAVELKPGKDKTKGYAGTPGFMAPELLQSKEYDYTVDYFTLGVTLYEMIAAKGPFRIRGEKVENTEVTRRILNDPASYSDSFSKDCKSLCEGLLEKDPTKRLGFKNDTCDELKNHPFFKNLNWGRLEAGMLTPPFVPDPKMVYAKNIDDVGAFSTIKGVVLDNKDTEFYNEFSSGNIPIPWQEEMIETGVFGELNLWPGNGKLPNDLDPNFVPPVEAKGGACVLL; encoded by the exons ATGGATATCGGTGGTTTGGAGACAGTGGTGGCCAACTCGGCCTATGTGGCAGCTCGTGGAAGTGTGGATGGCGGCGCAGCAGCCACCATGCGAGACAAGAAGATGCGTGCCAAGCTGTATCTACCCCACATCAAGCAGTGCGAGAACATGAAGACTACAGTAGACTCAGCCTTCGACAGCATGTGCGTTAAACAGCCTATTGGCAAGCGTCTCTTTCAGCAGTACCTGGAAAGCGAGGCCACCCATAAGCCTTCCTGTGAACTGTGGAAGGACATGGAGGACTACAATGTCTCGGACGAGAAGGATCGAAAGCAGAAGGCCCAGAAGATTGTCAACAAGTTTTATGATTCTGCCTCCAAGACCTCCTGCAAATTCCTAGAGGAAAAGGCCATCGCCCGTGTCAAGGCGGACTACACAAACATCCGGAATGACCTGTTCAAGGAGAGTGAGAAGCAGTTGCTCAAGCACCTGGAGACCAGTGCCCTCACTGGCTTCAAGAAAAGTATGTACTTCCTGCGCTATGTGCAGTTTAAATGGCTAGAGGGCCAGTCAGTAAATGAGGAGTGGTTCATGGATTTCCGAGTGCTTGGCAAAGGAGGTTTTGGGGAAGTGCATGCCTGTCAGATGAAGGCCACAGGCAAGATGTATGCCAACAAGAAGCTGAACAAGAAGAGGCTGAAGAAACGCAAGGGCTACGAG GGTGCGATAATTGAGAAGAGAATCTTGGCGAAGGTGCACAGCCGCTTCATTGTGACACTGGCATATGCCTTCCAGACCAAAAATGACCTCTGCCTGGTCATGACCATCATGAATGGAGGAGACCTCAG GTATCACATGTACAACGTAGATGAGAAGAACCCTGGGTTCAAGGAGCCAAGAGCATGCTTTTACACAGCCCAGATCATCTGTGGTCTAGAGCACCTTCATCAGCACAGGATCGTCTACAGGGACTTGAAGCCAGAGAATGTGCTACTGGATGATGCAG GGCATGTGAGGCTGTCAGATTTGGGTCTGGCTGTGGAGCTGAAACCCggtaaagacaaaacaaaaggctATGCCGGAACACCAG gattCATGGCTCCAGAACTTCTGCAAAGCAAAGAGTATGACTACACCGTGGATTACTTCACCCTGGGAGTGACACTGTATGAAATGATTGCTGCCAAAGGACCCTTTAGGATTCGTGGTGAAAAG GTGGAAAACACTGAGGTGACCCGGCGGATCCTGAATGACCCGGCCTCCTACTCAGATAGCTTCAGCAAGGATTGCAAGTCTTTGTGTGAAGGCCTGCTGGAGAAAGATCCCACGAAACGACTTGGGTTCAAAAACGATACCTGTGATGAGCTGAAGAACCACCCCTTCTTCAAAAACCTCAACTGGGGCCGGCTAGAAGCAG GCATGCTGACACCACCCTTTGTTCCTGATCCAAAAATGGTGTATGCCAAGAATATTGATGACGTGGGCGCCTTCAGTACTATCAAAGGTGTGGTTCTGGACAACAAGGATACGGAGTTCTACAATGAATTTTCCTCAGGAAACATTCCCATCCCATGGCAGGAGGAGATGATCGAGACCGGTGTGTTTGGTGAACTCAACCTCTGGCCGGGGAATGGAAAGCTGCCAAATGACCTTGACCCCAACTTTGTACCACCTGTTGAGGCCAAGGGTGGGGCTTGTGTGCTGCTTTGA